The Vibrio coralliilyticus genome segment TGATGACCCCTTTTCGCTTGGAATTGATCATCTGAACCGCGGCTTCTCGTCCACACAAAAACGTTCCGGTAAGGTTCACGTCAATCACGGAGTTGAATTGCTCAAGCGACATTTTAGTCATCTCACCATCTTTGACTTTCACCAGTAAACCATCGCGAAGAATCCCAGCATTATTGATCAGGCCGTCTAACTGTCCAAAATCAGTGACAATGTCACTGAATACCTGCTCCACTTCCTGCTCATCCGTCACATTAACTTTGTAAGTCAGTGCTTTAACCCCGAGCATGTTGCACTGTTCTTTGGTATCCATCAGGGCTTCTTCGTTAACATCCAGTAGGGCTAGTTCCGCGCCAGCTTGCGCTAGTGTGATAGCCATCATCTGACCTAAGCCTTGCCCTGCACCAGTAATCGCTATTACGCTCTGTTTTAGATCCATCGGCGAACTCCGTTACTTTTTAGATTGATAAAACTCGAACAAACTTGAAAAGTCTAGCTCTTCATTGCCATTTGCGTTGTGAAAAGCATACAGATTTCGGGCTAAAGACCCCATCGGCACGGAAGATTGGCTCTGCGCAGCAGCATCCAGCCCTAACCCCAAGTCTTTAAGCATCAGTTTACTCATAAAACCTGGCTTAAATTCGTTGCTAGCAGGTGCTGTTTCCATCACACCTGGGCAAGGGTTATACAGTTCCAGTGCCCAGTTACGGCCAGAGCTTTGCAGCATGATGTTAGAAAGGACTTTCGGGTCCAATCCATTATCAATGCCTAGGTTGAGTGCTTCACAAGTCCCTGACATAAGAATACCCAACATCAGGTTATTGCAGATTTTACCCATCTGTCCATCACCAGCTTTACCAGCATGGAAGATGTTTTTGCCCATATGTTTAAGAACAGACTCTGCTTTTTCAAAGGCACTGTCTGAACCTCCGACAATGAAAGTAAGCGTCCCCGCTTTTGCCCCTGCCACACCGCCAGAGACAGGTGCATCAACAAAATCAAGCCCCTTCTCTGCCGCGCACTGGGCAACAATGCGAGCTGACTGGGGATCAATAGTCGAAGAGTCAATCAGAAAAGTGCCATCTTCAACCATATTTAGTAAGCCAACACCACCGCTATGGTCGCCAAGATATACCGCTCGCACATGCTCGCTGGCAGGTAACATTGTTACCACCGTATCCGCGCCTTTGACAGCATCTTCCACTGTGGGCGCAGCAACGGCACCCGCAGACTCCAGTTTTTTTACTGCTTCAGGCATTAAGTCGAACACCTGCACTTTCAAACCAGCAGCAAGTAAGTTTTCGGCCATCGGGCCACCCATATTACCTAAACCTATAAACGCTATGGTACTCATGAATTATTTCCTTCTTTCCCTGCTCGTAGAGCTCAGTAATGGCCCAGCTGTGCCAGCGGGTGCGACTTTTCATCCCAAAGTGATGCAAACAAGGTATCAATAACGGCTTCATCAACATTATCGACACGGCTGAACTGCCATTTAGGCTCGCCATCCTTGTCAATCAATCTGGCTCTGACGCCCTCTCGAAACTCTCCTAACAACCCAGAACGTACCGAGAGATTCAATTCAAGACGAAAACAATCGGCTAATGACAGATCTTTGTATTGATTCAGCTGCCTGAAGCAAATATGGGATGTGATCGGGCTGCCTGAGGCATGATTTCTTTTCGCAACGTCGAGCCACTTGCTTTGCCCTTCCAGCTCGAGAATGTTCTTACTTACTTCTACAACATTACTAGCGCTACACGCGCGTTGGATATCCTGCATAAAGGGCTGCATTTGCGGGTCTGGCTTGTGGCCGTTAACTTTGTCAGCGAATTCAACGAGCAAGTCTGTCACCGCGTCATAAGCGTCTTCCCGCTCGTCCCAGAGTAAAGATAACAAGCGCTCAACCAGCGACTCTTTCTCTTCTGAAAGCACC includes the following:
- a CDS encoding SDR family oxidoreductase; this encodes MDLKQSVIAITGAGQGLGQMMAITLAQAGAELALLDVNEEALMDTKEQCNMLGVKALTYKVNVTDEQEVEQVFSDIVTDFGQLDGLINNAGILRDGLLVKVKDGEMTKMSLEQFNSVIDVNLTGTFLCGREAAVQMINSKRKGVIINISSVARAGNIGQTNYAASKAAVATLAATWGKELARYGIRAAAIAPGVIETSMTGAMKPEARERLERMVPVGRMGDPKEIANTAKFIFENDYVNARVFEVDGGIFM
- the mmsB gene encoding 3-hydroxyisobutyrate dehydrogenase, with product MSTIAFIGLGNMGGPMAENLLAAGLKVQVFDLMPEAVKKLESAGAVAAPTVEDAVKGADTVVTMLPASEHVRAVYLGDHSGGVGLLNMVEDGTFLIDSSTIDPQSARIVAQCAAEKGLDFVDAPVSGGVAGAKAGTLTFIVGGSDSAFEKAESVLKHMGKNIFHAGKAGDGQMGKICNNLMLGILMSGTCEALNLGIDNGLDPKVLSNIMLQSSGRNWALELYNPCPGVMETAPASNEFKPGFMSKLMLKDLGLGLDAAAQSQSSVPMGSLARNLYAFHNANGNEELDFSSLFEFYQSKK